The DNA region TCGGTGTGGTCCCCAATGTTGATGAGGCAGCTACGCTGCTCAAGTCGGCAATGATTCCTATGGGGCGGCTTGGTAATGTCCAAGATATTGCCAATGCGGCTTTGTTTTTAGCATCTGATGCTAGCTCCTATGTAACCGGAGTCGAGTTAACCGTTGATGGCGGGTTTTGCGCTGCGTAAGCGCTGGAGGTTTTATGAATTGTCAGGATAAAGTCGCGCTGGTCACCGGTGCTGGTGTGGGAATTGGTGAGGCAACGTGCAAGGCCTTAGCGGCTGCAGGTGCAACGGTTGTGGTTAGTGATATCGATGAGGCGGCGGGGCTGCGAGTTGCAGATGAGCTTACTGCAGCAGGATATCAAGCCACATTTATAGCCTTAGATGTTTGCAATGAGGAACAGTGGCGCACTGTGATTAATGAGGTTGTTGAACGTTTTGGGCGTTTACAAATACTGATTAACAACGCAGGCATTGCCAATATTTGTGGAATTGAAGAAGAGACGCTCGAAGGTTGGCGAAAAACAAATACTATTAATAATGATGCTGTGTTTCTTGGCACCCGTGAAGCAATTCGAGTGATGAAAAATTCTGGTGGCAGTATTGTGAATATTTCGTCCATTGAAGGGATTGTTGGTGACCCGATGCTTCCGGCATATAACGCGAGTAAGGGCGCGGTGCGCGCCTTCACAAAGTCGATAGCCTTATATTGCGCAGATCGTGGTTACGGTATCAGGGTGAATTCTATGCACCCCGGTTATGTTGCAACACCCTTGGTTAGTGGTGCGCTGGCGCGCCTAAGTGCCAATGATGCTGAAGCATTTGCACAGCGAGTGGTGGCGAGTATTCCAATGGGGCGAATGGCAGAAGCGGATGAGATAGCTAATGGGGTGGTGTTTTTAGCCTCGGATGATGCGTCGTATATGACCGGTTCGGAACTCATTATGGATGGTGGCTA from Zhongshania aliphaticivorans includes:
- a CDS encoding glucose 1-dehydrogenase — encoded protein: MNCQDKVALVTGAGVGIGEATCKALAAAGATVVVSDIDEAAGLRVADELTAAGYQATFIALDVCNEEQWRTVINEVVERFGRLQILINNAGIANICGIEEETLEGWRKTNTINNDAVFLGTREAIRVMKNSGGSIVNISSIEGIVGDPMLPAYNASKGAVRAFTKSIALYCADRGYGIRVNSMHPGYVATPLVSGALARLSANDAEAFAQRVVASIPMGRMAEADEIANGVVFLASDDASYMTGSELIMDGGYTAR